The region ATGTGAAAAAGTGGGTACACAACTTATTTTTAGATACATGCTGAAATTCTGAACACTGTTATTACAGTGTACAATTCAAtggatttattttcatttcatttattgctTTTATACCCGTGTCAAGGTTTCCAAGGACGGCTACGTCAGCGAGTCGGTGAACATCAGTGTTCTAGCAAGCGTGAATCCAGACGATGTCGTCATCGTAGACTTGTCCCTAGTCGCCTCACCTACCTCATCTGCAGTTTGTTTACATCATCAATCAATAGTCACCGTGGCAACCCTGTTTTTGTCAAGTTATTTTCTCAACTTATTGATATGATGTCAGCAAAGTTGGTTTGCATCAAAAGACTGACTTTAATagagtgattttgttttaagcaTTACATTTTTGAATCACGATGTGTAATAAAATTTAGCAGTTGAGTTCGAATTTTGTCTAAATAGTTTTGAATTTGtatattaaattaaaacttaaagtCATACTCTTCCGTACTAAAAATATATTCAAACTGTTATTCAttagattattatttttgaatatcttttaaaaactaaaaaaattacatgcGAAATGTTGTTGCCAACGGGTTCACATAAACGCACAGCGTTACTGTCTTTTGCAGTGTTTTAGCGGAGAATATTGACCGAAAGTTCAGAATTCGGTGAGAGCCGAGacatgaaatagggccctgacTGCTTCGGCTAGACACTACGATGGCGTCACCAGACTGTGCATAATGTGACACATTAATACAGATTCGTCTCATGCTGTTTGTGACTGTGAAAATCATTAGACCTTtgtatcatggtgcagccatctttaatCTCtctcattgatatcaatgtcaccaaaccgaggctggaagaacaaaatagtctggttcctgtttgcaaaatgattattagcatttattgttgttttttgatatgaggaacatgaacaagatggaggcagcatgatcgAGGTTTAAAGCACTGCTTGGCAGCCAATTCTTACATTTCCAAACCAATCCCCTGCTTGCACAGCATGAGTACCACCAAGCTGCCAAGATTCGACTCGGCTTCCCGTGCCAAAACAATCATTCAAGTAGGTGTGATGACGTCACCAGGAAGGGATTCATTACGATCGTTATACTCTCCCacatttaatgtaaaaaaacCATCGAGCTTGAAGGAAATAACAGCGCTAAAGATACTCCATAAAATTAAAAGCagaggataacaaaatgatcaggtttggtttaaagacactggacactatttgtcaaagacctgtcttctcactttttCCGGGTTAGACAGACCCTGACCAAATGCAAACACTGCCCtacatttaaaatattgttcacGAAACGAAGCTTTACAAATGCAAACTGTGGACAAAAATCCCAATAACCTTGAACAAAATTAAGTGGAATTATGTTCGCTCCCAGATGTATGAAGAAATTGGTGAACGAGGCTAAAGGTTAAACCTACTACCTCACACCTCTAACTTCTACTTCGCTACTTGGCATAGTCATTCAGTCGTGATGTAAACGCCAAGGACCGCTGCTGCCAAGTGTTGCAGGTGCATTTTGTTGTAcaaggtgcaagtaaaaagttgggaagtgGCTTGTTTGCTCCAACCGTCCCCTTAAAGACCCTGATGGATGGGAGCTCAAGGATTTGGCTGGCTACCACTACAAACTTTACCTATGAAGAGTTACTCAACTTAAAAACAGATAACTAAGCCTTAGAACTTCTCATTCttattaaaaggcagtggacactattggtaattgtcaaagaccagtcttctcacttggtgtatctcatcatattcatcaaacctgtgaaaatttgagctcaatcggtcgtcgaaattgcgagacaataatgaaagaaaaaacacccttgtcacacgaagttgtgtgctttcagatgcttgatttcgagacctcaaattctaaacttgaggtctcgaaatcaaactcatggaaaattacttctttctcgaaaactgcttcACTTCAgattgagccgtttctcacaatgttttatactaccaacgtctctctattactcgataccaagtaaggttttatgcaaatcattattttgagtaattaccaatagtgtccactgcatttaatgtCTACTCTGATATTTTCCTATACGTCTTCAAAactcaaaccaaaacaaaacgcTTGAGTGCGCTCTTCAATTTCCACgcaatattattgttatgctAAAATGGACTGAACACTAGATTCATGATCGACAAGGTCTTATTACGAAACACTTCAAAATCAGCGataacttatagaaacagttcCATTAAAGACACCTTTTTGGACCCTCTAACTCCGCCCACTCCCTTTCCGTAACATATCAATGTCTCCTTGAACTACACGTTCGTAAACTACACTCAAATGTTCCCTTTGTGAAGTTCACAAACTTAATCGATACGACTCAGTTAAGCATAGAATCTTCACCTGTTTTTATGTCACCTATAACCCATGTAGGGGTAGCCTTTTTTAGTTCAAACGGTCCGGATGAGTCAGTCGCTATTTTGAATATGAAAGGTGGCGGTAAATGCTGTGTAACACACCGTTCAATGGGAACCCATCCAAGCATGTTTACACTTTCTGTTTGCTTTTTGAGATAGGGCAGACTATTGTTCAATTTGGGATACCGTACGGTCTGTTTGTCATGACTGTCCCGTACAGCATGTTGCATGACACAggtgaaaaacaacaactaaaagTACTATTGGAATGAAATGTTACAAGATAGGTGTTCGTTTACTGGTAGAGAGGAATATAGTTTTTAAGAGAGtgatttcatcaaagatggagATTAGGTGCTTGTTAGCCTTTGTGGTGTGTATAGTCGAAGTCATGTCGCAGAATGTTATTGAGTTAACAGGTAAGTTGATGAAGATATGAACAAAGTAAACTACCTTTTAACCTTGATGGAGTATTCGCCATTTTAGTTATGTCATAAGGTAAAAATGAATGGAAGTCGACCACCGCTTGTTCACCTTGTATACTTATAAGAAAACGTGTAGTAAAACTTTCGCAAGTTTTTTAGTtagaggaaacttttgaattgtgACTTGTGTATTTTGTACCAAGTCCTTTTtttgtaatgcgactgaccgttttttttttaacaacgtTATGacatccagagcacaaagcccaAAACATTTCTAATATTATCATCAATTCAAAACCTTGGGTGTCAAATACAAATCGGTCCATACCcttagtggaaagaatatctcacacagAACTACTAGCACCAAGATTAAGAAATGACACAGTGAGTAGAGTGTAATACGACTGACCATGTAATTGCCCAGAAGCTGTTTTCGAATCCCACTGGGCAGAATTGGTGTATGGTGTATTCAGTATTATTACATTCttcaattaaagacagtggacactattggtaattgacaaagaccagtcttctcacttggtgcatctcatcatatgacaatttgaactcgaagttgcgagataagaatgaaagaaaaaaaaacacccttgtcacacgaagtcgtgtgcatttagatggtcgatttcaatacctcaaattctaaattgaggtctcgaaatcaaattcgtggaaaattacttctttctcgaaaactacgtcacttcagagggagccgtttctcacaatgttttatactatcaacctctccccattactggttaacaagtgaagttttatgttaataattattttgagtaactgccaatagtgtccactgcctttaaaacataatCCGTAGATGAACATTTTATCAGCATTAGTTATAGCTAGAGAATCCACACCGTAcagcaaaaataataaaacagaaatacatttttgtttcttcaagcGATCTTTTTCGATGGTGATGGCTcaacaaaaaatgtgaaaaagtgTGCAAGAAGTGACACATTATGGTTATAGTATAATGTTTCCTGCATTCCACCCATACCTATGATTGCGAAATATCAGAATTGACAACCCAATTGCTAAACAAAACCGTGTTGGTGGGTGATTCCGAAGGCATACTTTTGTAAGGAGACAATATACTATGCGTGGGGAACGACTACAACAAAATCTGTAAATCCTGTCACATTATGTGGTATAAAGTCGCCACCTACGTGCGGGGTTTTTCTTTATGTTAAGGTTTATTTTCTCGGAATATGTTACAGCAGGTAGATCATGTCGTCGTGTTCCCTTGTATACCATATACATTATTTATGCTAACTTGTTAACTTCTTGGGGGCCAGACGTTATTTCAACTACTGTCTCgctttgttttactttgatcTTGATTTGACATAGAACAAAATTTGCTGTTTGTATGCAgtactgaaaataaaaatatttccaATATTCATATTGACAATAAATGCTAGTTTTGCATTGGGGTTAACAacgtttttacccttacatcgatgtgtataaagcactgtataatcagtactttcacgatttttggggcaaaaaaaacacacaggtAATTTACTCgggggaattcgaacccacgactttttcattgctagagcagatgtcttttaCCACTAAACCACCGAGCTGGCCCAGTAGCTCTACTTGGGGGCAGTTCGAATGCTATTTTATCTGTACAAGATCTTTATAAAGGATACAAAATATATCAGTTCAACGGTTGTTTTACATTATGGTCATGCTTTTAAAAACTAGAGTAAAGACATACATTgcttaagccattggacactttcggaacagaaaaaaagatttacaaataacttacagggtttacagaaggtaatgtgaaagacttctcttgaaatattattccatgaaatgctttactttttgagaaaacattaaaacaattaccaattctcgatatcgagaattacggatttatttaaaacacatgtcatgacacggcgaaacttgcggaaacaagggtgggttttcccgttattttctcccgactccgatgaccgattgagcctaaattttcaaaggtttgttattttatatataagttgtgatacccgaagtgtgggcctttggacaatactgtttactgaaagtgtccaatggctttttaaaATATACATATATGTGTACTTATACGGTCTATGTGTTTAACATAGTGGGTTTCCGCAATACAACGATTTTTATAATGTTAGTTTGTAATAATAGATGTTATATCAATCCTAAATAAATAGTTATTCtggtctgtatgcttcgtttttgaaagggcatgggcACCAATGCGACTACTCCTGAAATCCTGCTATAAAGAACTGTCTTCTGTATTTCAAAGACTGTTTCAGTGGTCTCTTGACTATAACATAAttcaaaaaaattggaaaaCTTCAACTGTCATACCGATTCCTAAAATACCCAAACCTACAGTTATGAATGACTTTAGACCGATTGCTCTCACATCATCAGTTATGAAATGCTTTGAAAATGTCATTAAGAATATTATCTTGGCTCAGACTAAAGCCTACACTGACCCTGCCCAGTTTGCTTATCGCCAGGGAAGAGGTGTGGATGATGCCATTTTAACCCTTGTGCATTACATTTATGAACATTTGGATAAACCTCATAACTATGTCAGAACTCTGTTTGTAGATTTCTCTTCGGCGTTTAATACAATTCAGCCTCATTTATTGACTGTAAAATTAAATAGAATGTGTGTCAATCCCCATCATTGTGGATTAACAGTTTCTTAACTGATCGAATTCAAAGGGTTTTATTTATGAACTCAGTTTCTGATCAAATGCATACTAATACCGGCGCTCCTCAAGGTTGTGTGTTGTCCCCGGTGTTATTTTCTCTCTATTCTAGTGACTACAGACACAGTGATACTTCATGTCCCATAATTAATTGTGCTGATGACACGTCGTTtaccggtttgatttctatgaaTGATGAATCTTCTTACCGTAAAGAGGTTGCTAATTTTGTAAACTGGTGTGATCTTAATCATTTAGCACTGAATGTGTCCAAAACTAAAGAAATTGTGTTTGACTTCCGTAAAACCAAGACTGGTACAGAACCTATTTATATTAATGGCACTAGGGTTGAAGTGGTCGATAACTTTAAATATCTTGGCACTTCCATTGACAGCAATTTGAATTGGAAAATTAATACTCAGAAACTTGTCGCTAAGGCTAACCAGAGGATGTTTTTTGTCCGGAAGCTTAAATCATTTAATGTTTGCAATgacattttatttcttttttatcaAAGTGTTATCCAATCTATTATCAACTTCTGCATTTGTGTGTGGTATGGTAATCCTAGAGCCAGAGACAGTCACAGACTGAAGCGTGTCATCAGAGTGGCTTCCAAAACGATTGGCTTGGACATAAAAAActtacattgtgtttttgaatcGGCCATTACCTCTAAGGTTCAAGACATTATGCAAGATCCTACCCATCCACTTCATTCTTCAGTGGTTGTCAGCAAATCAGGAAGAATTCGTCCTCCATGTACCAACACTAAGCGCTTCAGAATGTCATTCCTGCCCAATGCTTGCCACCTATTCAACTCTAAATTCAAAAGATAATCCCCTGGTTCGCTGGCATCCACTGAAAGTTTGTGTAGGCCTCCTTTGTTCTTGTGCCTTTAAATTGCTCCTCTACCTTCGATGGTTTTAATTTGTTGGTCGTCgcctttttgtttgtatttttttatttttgtatttttgtattttttttttaattattattattattattattattattattattattattattattattattattattattatttttttgatggTTGTAAATTTCTCTGTGTAATTTGTACCGTTTATCTTTTTATGGTTCTTCCTTTCTTGTTACCATTTTATCTCCTTTCAGTGTTTTTATTGTATGATGCACACTGGAAAACAATTTACATGTTTTTTAACATGacgtttataataaataataataaaaataataataataataatcataatactccttggtaaagggcacccgatgaggaaattgtaaatttctatcggagcatttcaagggcaccaaagggcatggaggcaataagCTTCAGgttgattattattatgttgtatTAAGCCAACACCCTTTCCGTTCTCCCTTTGACGAAATGGCTTGATAAGAAGTTCTAACAAGCATTGGGTACTCCTCGGTGAAGGTGTAGATTTCAGAGAAGATTCTTAAGCTCCATCGTTTTGCTTCTGTCATTTTCAGATGCTCGTTTCACCGATGGAAATGTTCTCTTTGGAGGCACACTGGAGCTTAGCACGCCCAACGGATGGGAGAGGGTGTGTTACGGCAATTTCAACATACGGATGGCAGACACCGTGTGCCGTACATTAGGTAAGTAGACACCCAAACTTACATTCTAATtgatgtaaaagagtgaaaaacaccactctttacattttgagttgtCCTTCAAATGGTTCTTTAAAAAGATTGGTGGTTATTttactcttttagaggggtttcacctcaggacagagtgaaaaatcaatcaaaagagaGGCCAACtttaatctaaaagagtggaagaccactcgaaaaagactTGTCCCTCataatggctcttcaaagagtgccttttcactcttttgcattaagAGAGTAGACTGGAGTGTTGTGGAGTGTCGTGACAAATCTGTTAAGAGCACAGGGCTCaagttcgttttttttttataacagcagagtgtgggttcgagtcccggtcgtggcacttgtgtctcTATATAAAGCAAGATGCATTTACTTTGTTGCTTTGTCTTTCGAATGGTTATTAAGTCGCAGGTCCCGTGTACTTTCGATTTATTGTGACGTATAGAACCCATAACACTTGGAAGAGAGTAGGTGTTAACCCTGgtgttaaccctggtgttttcTGGTCCACATGCAAGCATCCTTGTTTACAACTTCACTTGGTTTTCATAAGGGCCCTGTATACAAGAACAGTACCAAATTCAGTTTCCCTACAAAGCACATTGACGTTAAGTATTTTACAGACCACTTGCCACATATCCAACAAGTTAGTTGTGAAATTAACGAAAAGGAAATAATAATGATTCTTTGGCTCATTACCAAATCTGGTTGCCTTCATAACGCCTCTAAAGGTGCATGGTGTTCGGAGAAATGCAATTCCTGTCACCAATTATtcataaacaaatcaaatcCTTTGCTTTCTCTCATAATTCGGCAGTTCCTGTCATGTCAGctcatcaattttgtttcaaaaggaaTCACTCACATTTCgtgtaaacaattatttaccACAGAATATCTTTGGTTACTGAGAACAAAGTTGATCATGTTCGTTagcgtaaaaaaacaaaaaacatggcttacaaccagggcccaatttcataaagcctgtaagcacaaaaacttgcttagcatgaaatttcttccttgataaaaacaggattaccaaccaaattttaatttgttgtatattgcttgttactggcattcagctgttgttgtttgtttttcctgaaaatcacgtggaaatttggttggttattctgtttttagtatggaagacatttcatgctaagcaaatgtttgtgcttacaggctttatgaaattgggcccagccttTTTCTTGGGGTTTGTACACGTTTACATTGAGCTCGTTTCAATTGtggcaacaaaaataattaatcaaATGCTAATTTTTTAGACTTCACCAATATTTGTTCGTCGTCTGAACATACGGTTCTGTAATAACTAAGGgaactttcagattgaaactacGCGTTACTCCAACAAcgatttatttataaattaaaagCGTTATTCGACGAGATTGCTTTGTTGCTTGCTATAGACGTATATCGTGGTGCCGCCATTTTCTTTTCCCTACCACTCAAGTCATTGTCTTGTCTTTTCaatacgccccccccccccaaaaaaaaaggggggacaCCCAACAATCGGGCTATATATACGTGCAGGTATCCCTACCACCAAGGGCCGAAAGGAAAATAGTCTGGCACCTATCCAAAAAACTATAATCGGTATCCGGTAACGGTAGTCGACAGACGGACCAATACTAAATATGGCGGCCAGCTTTATAATGATCTGACTTCTTTTTGCACCATTCGAGTTAACACATGTGTTTCTTGTCTCCTCTTCTTGAAGGTTTTCCAGAGGGTGCAATGTCCGTTCGAACGGCAGCCAGTCAAGGATTAAATGTAAACCCACTGCCATCTTTGGGATGTCAGAACAGCGTGGTCGCTGGAGTTGAGAGTTTGCAATGTGTGTATTTAAACACATGTGATGATCACGTGGTCGTCACGTGCAACTGTAAGTTAATACCGGTTGTGTAATTCGTGTAAATAACTCTGCGTATGAAGTTAATTAAAAATCACATTTCTCATGTCTTCTAAGAGAAAACGCTTGAGAAACATGGTTCAAAGTTCAGTGGCCAGGGCAAGGTAGTATACCCGCTGGATATTTTACAACATTGACTGGTCCGCTGCATCAAGGGAATTCTCTATTGACTCGTACTGTATGTACTCAAAAAGCCTTAGCCTGTTGTAGACACAACTGACCCCCACCCATGCAGACATTCACGGCCCCCCTGGAAGACTGATGTCGGAATGGTGTAAGTTTATCTCTATAGTGTGACCGAGATAAGCATTGCCAGTTTTAAAATGGTAGGGTTTGTAACACTAACAGACTCGGAAAGGGAACCACCGCAAATCAGATTCCACTTTCACGCCAACAACTCTTTCTCTCTTTCTCTTTCAGATCCTGGCTATTTAGGATGTTACTCGCATTCAAGAAGCAACCCATCGTTGGATGACGGTATGTTCACCAACTCCAACATGACCATTCAAACCTGCTTGACGATCTGTCGTCACCGAGGATACCCGTACGCGGGGCTGGCATTCGGGCAAGAGTGCTATTGCGAGGCCCACGAGGTCGACGTCTCAAAGAAACTTGAGAACGAGGAATGTTACTTACCGTGCGTAGGGAATCGTCAACAGATATGCGGGGGCGGCACGGCCGCTGGAATCTATGATAGTAAGTTGTAATTAAAGAAacttctatgctaacaattattttgggttatcaccaatagtttccatagtgcctttaatgattatGATTAATCTGCTGAAATCAACTATTGGTGTCACCTCTTCATTATGGTTTCCCTGCTGATGGGTGTTAAAGTCCATGCTGCCAGTCAGTGAATGTTGGTGGCTGTAAAGATCCTGTTAGTccttaaaacataaaataaaattatataagTAATCGATTATGACAAACAAGTActaattgttgtgtttttgtgatTGCTATGATAGGTCGACTGGGATCTTGCAACACAGTCTACAACGACGTAGAGGGTGCAATAGCGACACCGAGTTTCCCGGGAAAGTACGTCCGCGACGAACAATGCACGTGGACGATAGACGTCCCGAGCGCGGTAAATATCACGGTCGAAATACAGTCCATCGAACTGTACGACAGGGACAAGCTGAAAATGGCTACTACGTCACAGGGGATCAGTGAATACGTCATCTTCACTGGTTCGCCCTCATCGTCGAATATCCATTTCGAGACGTCCGGACCGGTGTTGAGTGCCGGGTCGCAGCTCGTCTTTACATTCACGGGAGGGCGTATCACTGTGACGTTTAACTCAACGGTGACGTCAGCTGGAGCTCAGGGAGTCGTGTTGATTTATTCGGCCGCAATTGGAGAGTTTAGTAAGTAGTTTTTGAAGTCCGGTGTGCAGTTTTGATggccattttgtgttttaagcGAAAGTAACTTGGTATATGTAATAAATGACGAAAGATTATCATAATGATTCATGTTGCATATAGTttatcaataatttgttttaacaacaaaccttaaaacaaaatggtgaagCAACTGCAAAGATAACTAACTATGAGATTTAACCCTAACCTTTGTATTATACATGTAATCTGCCCTTAATGTTAACAATAAACTCGAGTGCCTATAGGTCTATTTTGTGatacatctgctctagaatggcaaaaaGTACACAGTTTATGGTTGTAATTGTTACTGTCTACAGATCCACCGCCACAGATGAACACCACTGAGCAGCCACAAACAACGGGGACTTCACTTTCGATCACGACTCGACCAAACACCACATCACAACAGCCGCCGACCAACACGACAAACGCTCCCACAACTATCTCGCCCGTCACGCCGACCACACCGACTCATGGGGCAATCACGTCTGCTTTGGAATTCACGACATCGTTAGAGACAGAGATCCCAACATCAAGCGACAAAGACGTGGGAGTCACGATGACAGTTGACAGTACAGTGACCGTTGGGGGCGCTTGGTCTACCACGCCACGCTCTATTTCCATGGCGTCAACTCAACCAATAGAAAGTCCACTGTCTATAGGTCAGTATGGGGTAGACTTCTATCCGTTGTTACATGGAATTCTGTCTACCGGATATTCTGTCCCCCTTACGGGAAATTAATGTGGGCtgaaggaggaggattcaaTAGAGGGTGCTATCAGAAGAAGATTGTACACGGTTCgcaatatgggggggggggacaacaTTCCCTGCCATTCCCTGCCACACCGGCAGGTATTGTTCTACCTGGCCGAGTAaaaccaatcgagttcaaaaacaaaagtgtatGCTTTCCCTTTATGGACGGTTCTAGACTAATATATTGTATTATTCTCTCTTGCTCTCTTCCAGCTGTGATTATTGCCATCGGTGTCGGTGTTGTCCTCGTCTTGCTGCTGATTTTGACATCCGTAGTACTCTTCACAAGGTACGTCCATTAATCGGTTTTTGTAATGAATGCTTTCTCCCGAAGCTTGTATTTGATGAGAGTGAGCCGCGCCCCGGGCAAAAGCTAACTGAACACAAGCTGCTTTGTTGATTTGTTACATAGCTTGTAATGtatgcgttcgattagcttgcCCGGGTCGACCCCTGTGTTCTCATACCAGTGAGCCCCGGGCAAGAGCTAACTGAACACAAActaatttgttgatttgttacgTAGCTTATAATtgatgcgttcgattagcttccccgggtcgacccctgTGTTCTCATACCAGTGAGCCCCGGGCAAGAGCTAACTGAACACAAActaatttgttgatttgttacaTAGCTTGTAATtgatgcgttcgattagctttcccGGGTCGACCCCTGTGTTCTCATACCAGTGAGCCCCGGGCAAGAGCTAACTGAACACAAActgatttgttgatttgttacaTAGCTTGTAATGtatgtgttcgattagcttccccgggtcgacccctgTGTTCTCATACCAGTGAGCCCCGGGGCAAGAGCTAACTGAACACAAActgatttgttgatttgttacaTAGCTTGTAACtgatgcgttcgattagcttccccgggtcgacccctgTGTTCTCATCCGGATGAGCCCCGGGGCAAGAGCTAACTGAACACAAActaatttgttgatttgttacaTAGCTTGTTATGtatgtgttcgattagcttccccgggtcgacccctgTGTTCTCATACCAGTGAGCCCTGGGCAAGAGCTAACTGAATCAAActtctttgtttatttaaatgtaTGGTTTTACTGTGATATTATCATGTGGAACTCCCTTCCCCGTAACTTCCTGGAAGCTAAACACACCCCAGCTCTTCAAAAATAGACTCAAAACCCTTTTCATCTATTTAACCAATGTTGTTTGCTTGTATCTGTACCATTGCATTGTTTGATTGAATCATAATTTGAATCAaaaattattattggtttttaataaaccaataataattttgtagTCAGCTTTTGTAAAGCGCTCCGATCTCTGTGGTGCGCTATAAAAATG is a window of Asterias rubens chromosome 21, eAstRub1.3, whole genome shotgun sequence DNA encoding:
- the LOC117304691 gene encoding mucin-5AC-like translates to MKCYKIGVRLLVERNIVFKRVISSKMEIRCLLAFVVCIVEVMSQNVIELTDARFTDGNVLFGGTLELSTPNGWERVCYGNFNIRMADTVCRTLGFPEGAMSVRTAASQGLNVNPLPSLGCQNSVVAGVESLQCVYLNTCDDHVVVTCNYPGYLGCYSHSRSNPSLDDGMFTNSNMTIQTCLTICRHRGYPYAGLAFGQECYCEAHEVDVSKKLENEECYLPCVGNRQQICGGGTAAGIYDSRLGSCNTVYNDVEGAIATPSFPGKYVRDEQCTWTIDVPSAVNITVEIQSIELYDRDKLKMATTSQGISEYVIFTGSPSSSNIHFETSGPVLSAGSQLVFTFTGGRITVTFNSTVTSAGAQGVVLIYSAAIGEFNPPPQMNTTEQPQTTGTSLSITTRPNTTSQQPPTNTTNAPTTISPVTPTTPTHGAITSALEFTTSLETEIPTSSDKDVGVTMTVDSTVTVGGAWSTTPRSISMASTQPIESPLSIAVIIAIGVGVVLVLLLILTSVVLFTSCGGDTKRPKRRQPQGMLATNAAYSSTHGQSNDMQSDSGIYDPGYDNANGADTEPIYLSIRNDPRAEQLRRMDEAAAKRESNRSYESVNNRPSSVTVNREDSVKTTKTDHDYQSVHGVSRKNTEKSYISIYPDREGSIFNSGRVPPPVRLPSDSSHDVTEDGYMIPTPKNSTQIQITKL